A genomic stretch from Pyramidobacter piscolens W5455 includes:
- a CDS encoding L-cystine transport system permease protein TcyL: MDLEFVGRVFVKMLPALPRTLLITVLPFAAALFLGLTATLPIVYDVPILKPLCKLYVSFFRGTPFIG, from the coding sequence ATGGATCTGGAATTCGTCGGGCGGGTCTTTGTGAAGATGCTGCCGGCCTTGCCGAGGACGCTTTTGATAACCGTTCTGCCGTTTGCGGCGGCGCTTTTTCTGGGGCTGACGGCGACGCTCCCGATCGTCTATGACGTCCCGATCTTGAAGCCCCTCTGCAAGCTTTACGTCTCTTTTTTCCGCGGCACGCCCTTTATCGGGTAG
- a CDS encoding transporter substrate-binding domain-containing protein, with protein sequence MFFDSLPGFRGVETEKASVRVGMDGSTSGFTVLNDKGELEGFEVDVWNEIAKRNGWKVAFEQMPFSSLLGMIGDGRLDTVANTLAPTEKRREIYNFSDPYLYDEQNLMSRPETEAKTFKDLDGLTIGMVPGSVDEEFIDRIEKENNVKIKRVYFDDTAMQDVVMGKIDACVQSQTIAIEAIQRFGADKIKVLIGGGLYFESAYPFAKTPQGDALREATNKTLKAMREDGTLRRISEKWFDFDFTVTH encoded by the coding sequence TTGTTTTTTGACAGTCTGCCTGGATTCCGCGGTGTCGAAACAGAAAAGGCATCCGTCCGCGTCGGCATGGACGGCTCGACGTCCGGCTTCACGGTCCTGAACGACAAGGGCGAGCTGGAAGGTTTCGAGGTCGACGTGTGGAACGAGATCGCCAAGAGGAACGGCTGGAAAGTCGCGTTCGAGCAGATGCCCTTTTCGAGTCTCCTGGGAATGATCGGCGACGGCCGCTTGGACACGGTCGCCAACACGCTGGCGCCCACCGAAAAACGCAGAGAGATCTACAACTTCAGCGACCCCTATCTTTACGACGAGCAGAACCTCATGTCGCGTCCCGAGACCGAAGCGAAGACGTTCAAAGATCTCGACGGGTTGACGATCGGCATGGTGCCCGGCTCCGTCGACGAGGAGTTCATCGATCGGATCGAAAAAGAAAACAACGTCAAGATCAAGCGGGTCTACTTCGACGACACGGCCATGCAGGACGTCGTCATGGGGAAAATCGACGCCTGCGTCCAGTCTCAGACGATCGCCATCGAGGCCATCCAGCGCTTTGGCGCAGACAAGATCAAGGTGCTCATCGGCGGCGGGCTTTACTTCGAAAGCGCGTATCCCTTCGCCAAAACTCCGCAGGGCGACGCGCTGCGCGAGGCGACGAATAAGACGCTCAAGGCGATGAGAGAAGACGGTACGCTGCGACGCATTTCCGAAAAGTGGTTTGACTTCGACTTTACCGTAACGCATTAA